In [Leptolyngbya] sp. PCC 7376, a genomic segment contains:
- the larE gene encoding ATP-dependent sacrificial sulfur transferase LarE: MAWESKLEALQDFFKELDQALIAYSGGIDSTLVAKVAHDVLGEKALAMTAVSPSLLPEELEDAQVQAQEIGIKHELVETHEMENPNYTSNPVNRCYFCKSELHDTLKPIALERGYPYVIDGVNADDLQDYRPGIQAAKERGGRSPLAEVSISKMEVREISKNLGLPWWDKPAQPCLSSRFPYGEMITTEKLQRVGRCEVYLRKLGWQNLRVRSQEDIARIELPPAQIKDFMAQIDLDELVKTFQGNGFTYVTLDLEGYRSGKLNQVLDTKTLAIHSA; encoded by the coding sequence ATGGCGTGGGAATCAAAATTAGAAGCATTACAAGATTTCTTTAAAGAATTAGATCAAGCTCTCATCGCCTATTCTGGTGGCATCGATAGTACTCTCGTTGCAAAAGTCGCCCATGATGTCCTTGGGGAAAAAGCATTGGCAATGACTGCGGTTTCTCCGTCTCTACTCCCTGAAGAACTAGAAGATGCTCAGGTGCAGGCGCAAGAAATTGGGATTAAGCACGAGTTAGTAGAAACCCACGAAATGGAAAACCCCAACTACACCAGCAATCCTGTTAATCGTTGCTATTTCTGTAAGAGTGAACTACATGACACCCTTAAGCCCATTGCCTTAGAGCGGGGTTATCCCTACGTCATCGACGGAGTGAATGCGGATGATTTACAAGACTATCGCCCCGGTATCCAAGCGGCTAAAGAGAGAGGGGGGCGATCGCCTCTGGCAGAGGTCAGCATTAGCAAAATGGAAGTCCGCGAAATCTCTAAAAACCTAGGCTTACCTTGGTGGGACAAACCAGCACAACCTTGCCTAAGTTCTCGGTTTCCTTATGGCGAGATGATTACCACTGAAAAGCTACAACGTGTCGGACGCTGCGAGGTCTATCTTCGGAAATTAGGCTGGCAGAATCTACGGGTGCGATCTCAGGAAGATATCGCCCGTATCGAACTCCCTCCAGCACAAATTAAAGACTTTATGGCGCAGATTGATCTTGATGAACTTGTAAAAACCTTTCAAGGAAATGGCTTCACTTATGTCACTCTCGATCTC
- a CDS encoding DKNYY domain-containing protein — MLQTTKSPILARILGSIILVFIGALPFAIKHFPRQQKCPSYAEQKVQVLEANPFVYECGGEFYIRNGTNTGSTQIYVDLESFEVLPDYYAKDKNNVYYVAPVGDDLFGGHEFRAIAGADPTTFDVLNSDFSSDAQWIYYLDSNSWEILTLRKDNWPEFRDNIEQILVTIPNRD, encoded by the coding sequence ATGCTACAAACTACTAAATCGCCAATTTTGGCTCGTATCCTAGGCAGCATAATTCTGGTTTTTATTGGAGCCTTGCCTTTCGCGATTAAACATTTCCCACGCCAGCAAAAATGTCCATCCTACGCCGAACAGAAGGTTCAAGTTTTGGAGGCAAATCCTTTTGTCTATGAGTGTGGTGGAGAATTTTATATTCGCAATGGCACAAATACAGGTTCAACACAAATCTACGTCGATCTTGAAAGCTTTGAAGTGCTGCCCGACTATTACGCCAAGGATAAAAACAACGTTTATTATGTGGCTCCCGTTGGTGATGATTTATTTGGTGGCCACGAATTCAGGGCGATCGCCGGCGCAGATCCCACAACATTTGATGTGCTCAACAGTGACTTTAGTAGTGATGCCCAGTGGATTTATTACCTCGATTCTAATTCTTGGGAAATATTGACCCTGCGTAAAGACAACTGGCCAGAGTTTCGGGATAATATCGAACAAATTTTGGTCACCATACCGAATAGAGACTAG
- a CDS encoding DUF5991 domain-containing protein — MNLRAAQIVISTGVILGVSFGCAQEIPESPSATTSEDTRPSVTESPEESELEPKAVDPKPKTALPPQTKNPVTSSSDGLYFYGEVPTTEALGKEYLLFRQEGTQVIGWNARWATDDRSCLRGQRQGDKITNIETAIAPLGPSETWVFSMLDDIPLSNYSVLPTQPLPEGSQGLLDDCVKILEWQTNVARSPNYGLNSWVGNYTFSEATSSGAPQVMAYQIDIFGGEEQGRGKVSIDGQMTAERLIVEVRPESPTSVGLYFQEHTGEFPTERSLLKPGDRLFGIELIDGGNLQISWDKWEPLIIVNQGFFVPDDLSRQPL, encoded by the coding sequence GTGAATTTGAGAGCAGCACAGATTGTAATCTCCACAGGTGTAATACTGGGCGTTTCGTTTGGTTGCGCACAAGAAATTCCGGAGTCTCCTTCAGCAACCACATCAGAAGACACTCGTCCATCTGTCACTGAGTCACCAGAAGAATCTGAACTGGAACCCAAAGCTGTTGATCCGAAACCTAAAACAGCATTACCGCCCCAGACTAAAAACCCAGTTACTTCTAGCTCTGATGGATTGTATTTTTATGGCGAAGTCCCCACAACAGAAGCTTTAGGCAAAGAATATTTGCTCTTCCGCCAAGAAGGCACCCAAGTGATAGGTTGGAATGCTCGCTGGGCAACGGATGATCGCTCCTGTTTGCGAGGCCAGCGTCAGGGCGACAAAATCACAAATATTGAAACGGCTATTGCGCCCCTTGGTCCATCAGAGACTTGGGTGTTTTCGATGTTGGACGATATTCCTCTGAGTAATTACAGTGTGCTCCCAACTCAGCCATTACCGGAAGGTTCACAAGGGTTACTTGATGATTGCGTCAAGATTCTCGAATGGCAGACCAATGTCGCGCGATCGCCAAATTATGGCCTAAACAGTTGGGTCGGCAATTATACATTCAGTGAAGCCACAAGCTCTGGAGCACCACAGGTGATGGCTTATCAAATCGATATTTTCGGTGGTGAAGAACAAGGCAGAGGCAAAGTCAGTATTGATGGGCAGATGACGGCAGAACGCCTCATTGTCGAAGTTCGTCCCGAATCTCCCACTAGCGTTGGACTGTATTTCCAAGAACATACCGGGGAATTTCCAACAGAAAGATCTTTACTGAAGCCGGGCGATCGCCTCTTTGGTATAGAGCTGATCGATGGCGGTAATCTCCAAATTAGCTGGGATAAATGGGAACCGCTAATAATTGTCAATCAAGGCTTTTTTGTACCAGATGATCTCTCACGCCAACCTCTTTAA
- a CDS encoding IS6 family transposase — protein sequence MDCPHCHSTEFSLLQQRTNLGYHRFRCKICRRTYNERTATPFNFVEVPTDIIFEVLFVRVRYKLSYRDVAEFYLLRGFQFSHETVRDWEEHFLPYFTEHIREKRRGKIGQVWFVDETYVKVSGRWCYLYRGIDQDGNLVDVRLSDKRDMAGTKAFFEMAREISGESPEQVFTDGLKSYPRAIDEELGKEVEHQVIGCQGNPVEQSHRGQKDRYYPTLGFGALESAQRFCQAFDEINNFLRPRRQMREFVSLSEQRDRFFHGVEALHNIFNATQLKAYRRKMMFHLEY from the coding sequence ATGGACTGTCCTCATTGTCATTCAACAGAATTTTCTCTCCTTCAACAAAGAACTAACCTTGGTTACCATCGCTTTCGTTGTAAAATCTGCCGTCGCACCTATAACGAGCGCACTGCAACCCCTTTCAATTTTGTTGAAGTTCCAACAGACATTATCTTCGAAGTGTTATTCGTTCGAGTCAGATATAAACTCAGCTATCGAGATGTCGCTGAATTCTATTTGCTTCGCGGATTTCAATTCAGCCATGAAACTGTTCGGGACTGGGAGGAGCATTTCCTGCCTTATTTCACCGAACACATTCGAGAAAAACGACGAGGAAAAATAGGGCAAGTCTGGTTTGTTGATGAAACTTATGTCAAAGTTTCTGGGCGATGGTGCTATCTATACCGTGGCATTGATCAAGATGGCAATCTTGTGGATGTGAGGCTCTCTGATAAACGGGACATGGCAGGGACTAAAGCCTTTTTTGAAATGGCCAGAGAGATATCAGGGGAAAGTCCCGAGCAAGTCTTTACTGATGGTCTTAAGTCATACCCCAGAGCCATTGATGAAGAATTAGGAAAAGAGGTGGAGCATCAAGTGATTGGCTGTCAGGGTAATCCAGTGGAACAAAGTCATCGTGGCCAGAAAGACCGATATTATCCAACTCTTGGATTTGGAGCCTTGGAATCAGCCCAGAGATTCTGTCAGGCTTTTGATGAGATTAATAACTTTCTGAGGCCTCGTCGTCAAATGAGAGAATTCGTGTCTCTATCTGAACAAAGAGATAGATTCTTTCATGGAGTGGAAGCATTACACAACATTTTCAATGCTACTCAACTAAAAGCTTATCGAAGGAAAATGATGTTTCATCTCGAATACTGA
- the leuS gene encoding leucine--tRNA ligase, giving the protein METRYSAADIESKWQQQWLELGLDQTPAKSDKPKFYALSMFPYPSGKLHMGHVRNYVITDVIARYKRMKGFRVLHPMGWDAFGLPAENAAIDRGIPPAKWTYQNIEQMRDQLKQLGLSIDWDREVATCSPDYYKWTQWLFLQFYKSGLAYQKEAAVNWDPIDQTVLANEQVDAEGKSWRSGAIVEKKLLRQWFLKITDYAEELLQDLDQLGGWPDRVKTMQQNWIGKSSGALLEFLIVGSDEKVAVFTTRPDTVYGVTYVVLAPEHPLVAQVTTAAQKATVDAFIEEVSNESEEERTADDKPKKGVPTGGKVVNPFTGEEVPILIANYVLYEYGTGAVMGVPAHDTRDFKFAKENSLPIKTVIIPEGGDASAELEEAYTEVGVMVNSGEFDGTVSTDGKQAIIKFAEEKGYGKERIQYRLRDWLISRQRYWGCPIPMIYCDDCGVVPVPEADLPVVLPEDVEFSSRGGSPLAQMEDWKSVDCPCCGKPARRETDTMDTFIDSSWYFLRYTDAKNEENPFKLDQVNDWMSVDQYVGGIEHAILHLLYSRFFTKVVRDNKLVSVDEPFKRLLTQGMVQALTYKNTKTNKYIPVDQIDPEDPKDPETGDVLKGFYEKMSKSKYNGVDPQVVLSKYGADTARMFILFKAPPEKDLEWDDADVEGQFRFLNRIWALVSGADLSATKEASGDYSKEEKDLRRAIHTAIKEIQEDLEGDYQFNTAIAELMKLSNALKDAKCTDSPVYAEGIKALLLLVAPFAPHLADELWQNLGHAESIHTVDFPTLDKSALTVDEITLVIQIMGKTRGTIQVPAGASKAELEQFAKDSEAAQRYIEGKEIRKVIVVPNKLVNFVVAK; this is encoded by the coding sequence GTGGAAACGCGCTACAGTGCTGCCGATATCGAATCAAAATGGCAACAGCAATGGCTAGAACTCGGACTTGATCAAACCCCGGCAAAAAGTGACAAGCCTAAGTTTTATGCCCTGTCGATGTTTCCCTATCCCTCCGGTAAGCTCCACATGGGTCACGTCCGCAATTATGTGATTACTGATGTGATCGCCCGCTACAAACGTATGAAGGGTTTCCGGGTGCTCCATCCTATGGGTTGGGATGCTTTTGGTTTACCCGCCGAAAATGCGGCGATCGATCGCGGTATTCCACCTGCAAAGTGGACGTATCAAAATATTGAACAAATGCGTGACCAGCTCAAGCAATTGGGTTTGTCGATTGATTGGGATCGTGAAGTTGCCACCTGTTCCCCAGACTATTACAAATGGACGCAATGGCTCTTTTTACAGTTTTATAAATCCGGCCTCGCCTATCAAAAGGAAGCCGCTGTGAATTGGGATCCCATTGACCAAACAGTACTCGCTAATGAACAAGTAGATGCGGAAGGTAAGTCTTGGCGTTCTGGGGCGATCGTTGAAAAGAAGTTACTTCGTCAATGGTTCCTCAAGATCACGGATTACGCAGAAGAATTATTGCAAGATCTCGATCAACTTGGAGGTTGGCCCGATCGCGTCAAAACGATGCAGCAAAACTGGATCGGCAAATCGTCCGGTGCGCTTCTCGAATTTCTCATTGTTGGGAGTGATGAGAAAGTCGCTGTATTTACGACTCGTCCCGATACCGTTTATGGCGTAACTTACGTTGTCCTCGCGCCGGAACATCCCCTCGTTGCACAGGTCACAACTGCTGCACAAAAAGCAACTGTTGATGCCTTTATCGAGGAAGTCAGTAACGAAAGCGAGGAAGAGCGTACTGCCGATGACAAGCCGAAGAAAGGTGTGCCCACTGGCGGTAAAGTCGTTAATCCTTTCACTGGTGAAGAAGTCCCGATTCTTATCGCAAACTATGTGTTGTATGAATACGGCACTGGAGCGGTAATGGGTGTTCCAGCTCATGATACCCGCGACTTCAAATTTGCCAAGGAAAATAGTTTGCCCATCAAAACAGTGATCATCCCTGAAGGTGGCGACGCTTCGGCTGAACTAGAAGAGGCATATACCGAAGTCGGTGTGATGGTGAATAGTGGTGAATTTGATGGCACTGTTTCTACTGATGGGAAGCAAGCCATTATCAAATTCGCAGAAGAAAAAGGTTACGGAAAAGAGCGTATCCAATATCGTCTCCGGGATTGGTTAATTTCCCGCCAGCGGTATTGGGGTTGTCCTATTCCCATGATCTACTGTGATGATTGCGGTGTCGTGCCTGTTCCTGAAGCAGATTTACCTGTGGTTCTGCCTGAAGATGTAGAGTTTTCTTCCCGTGGTGGTTCACCTTTGGCACAGATGGAAGATTGGAAGTCTGTAGATTGTCCTTGCTGCGGAAAACCTGCTCGTCGTGAAACCGATACGATGGACACTTTTATCGATTCATCTTGGTACTTCCTTCGTTATACCGACGCAAAAAATGAAGAAAATCCTTTCAAGCTCGATCAGGTTAATGATTGGATGAGTGTTGATCAATATGTTGGTGGTATTGAGCACGCTATTTTGCACCTTTTGTATTCTCGCTTCTTCACTAAAGTTGTTCGAGACAACAAGTTGGTATCAGTGGATGAACCCTTTAAGCGGTTGTTGACGCAGGGAATGGTGCAAGCGCTGACCTACAAAAATACGAAAACCAATAAATATATTCCCGTTGATCAAATTGATCCCGAAGATCCTAAAGATCCAGAAACTGGTGATGTGCTCAAAGGCTTCTACGAAAAAATGTCGAAGTCAAAGTACAACGGTGTAGATCCTCAGGTTGTATTGAGCAAATATGGAGCAGATACTGCACGGATGTTTATCTTGTTCAAGGCTCCCCCAGAGAAGGATTTGGAGTGGGATGATGCCGATGTGGAAGGTCAATTCCGTTTTCTTAATCGTATTTGGGCATTAGTTTCTGGTGCTGATTTGTCGGCTACAAAAGAGGCTTCTGGGGATTATTCTAAGGAAGAAAAAGATCTCCGCCGCGCTATCCATACCGCAATCAAAGAGATTCAGGAAGACCTCGAAGGTGACTATCAATTTAATACGGCGATCGCCGAATTGATGAAACTCAGTAATGCCCTCAAAGATGCGAAATGTACTGATTCACCAGTGTATGCAGAAGGCATTAAAGCATTGCTCTTACTAGTTGCTCCCTTTGCCCCTCACCTTGCCGATGAACTTTGGCAAAATTTGGGTCATGCAGAATCTATTCACACAGTCGATTTCCCAACTCTTGATAAATCAGCCTTAACTGTTGATGAAATCACCCTAGTTATCCAAATTATGGGTAAAACTCGCGGCACAATTCAGGTTCCTGCAGGGGCTTCCAAAGCAGAACTTGAGCAATTTGCGAAAGATTCAGAAGCGGCCCAACGATATATTGAAGGCAAAGAAATTCGTAAAGTAATTGTTGTCCCCAATAAACTTGTGAACTTTGTAGTTGCAAAGTAA
- a CDS encoding FAD-dependent oxidoreductase: MNKPIILTVDDDPEVLQAIARDLRKKYADRFRIIRADSGQTALDVVQKLKLRNDTVALFLVDQRMPQMTGVEFLEQASPVFPEAKRVLLTAYADTEAAIRAINVARLDYYLLKPWDPPEEKLYPVLDDLVDDWFASFQPEFQGIRVIGDRWSADSHRIKDFLARNQIPYRWLDIERDAKAKELIEYAKVQDPCLPLVLFPDGDSQKKPSNLAIAEKIGLQTEAEKPFYDLIIVGGGPGGLAAAVYGASEGLRTVMLEKEAPGGQAGTSSRIENYLGFPVGLSGGDLARRAVTQAKRFGVEILTPQEVTNIRIENDYRIVTLKSGAELTSHAVILAMGVSWRRLSMPGIEKFTGAGVYYGAAQTEAIACKGEDVYVVGGANSAGQAAMYFSRFARKVIMLVRGESLTKSMSQYLIDQIGETENIEVRTHSSIMEAQGETRLESLVIQNSATETITTEPAKSLFIFIGAVPRTEWLDEFISRDERGFILTGPDLHGDRLGIPRQYRWLQERAPFLLETNVPGVFAVGDVRHGSVKRVASGVGEGSICVQFVHRYLSNL; the protein is encoded by the coding sequence ATGAATAAGCCCATAATTCTTACGGTTGATGATGATCCAGAAGTATTGCAGGCGATCGCCCGTGATTTGCGAAAAAAGTATGCAGATCGTTTTCGGATAATCCGGGCAGATTCAGGGCAAACAGCCTTGGATGTGGTGCAAAAACTCAAACTCCGCAATGACACTGTTGCTCTGTTTCTAGTTGATCAACGGATGCCCCAAATGACTGGGGTGGAGTTTTTAGAACAAGCATCGCCTGTTTTCCCGGAAGCCAAGAGAGTTTTGCTAACCGCCTATGCAGATACGGAAGCAGCGATTCGGGCGATTAATGTGGCGCGGCTTGATTATTATTTGCTCAAACCGTGGGATCCACCAGAAGAAAAGCTTTATCCGGTTTTGGATGATCTAGTCGATGATTGGTTCGCCAGTTTCCAGCCAGAATTTCAAGGGATACGGGTGATTGGCGATCGCTGGTCGGCAGATTCCCACCGCATTAAAGATTTTTTGGCACGAAACCAAATCCCCTACCGTTGGTTGGATATTGAGCGGGATGCTAAGGCCAAAGAGTTAATCGAATATGCCAAGGTGCAAGATCCTTGTTTGCCATTGGTTTTATTTCCCGATGGTGACTCCCAAAAGAAACCCAGTAATTTGGCGATCGCCGAGAAGATTGGCTTACAGACCGAAGCAGAAAAACCTTTTTATGATCTGATTATTGTGGGTGGTGGCCCCGGCGGATTGGCTGCCGCCGTCTATGGCGCTTCTGAAGGATTGCGCACTGTGATGCTCGAAAAGGAGGCTCCCGGTGGTCAGGCAGGAACAAGTTCTCGCATTGAAAATTATTTAGGCTTTCCAGTCGGTCTCAGCGGCGGAGATTTAGCGCGGCGAGCAGTAACCCAAGCGAAACGCTTCGGCGTAGAAATCCTGACTCCCCAAGAGGTCACCAACATTCGCATTGAAAATGACTATCGGATTGTCACCCTAAAAAGTGGTGCAGAGTTGACGAGCCACGCCGTAATTTTGGCGATGGGGGTTTCTTGGCGACGGTTATCCATGCCGGGAATCGAGAAATTTACGGGCGCTGGAGTTTACTATGGTGCTGCTCAAACTGAGGCGATCGCTTGCAAAGGAGAAGATGTTTATGTGGTGGGTGGCGCAAATTCTGCGGGACAAGCGGCCATGTATTTTTCGAGATTTGCGCGGAAAGTCATCATGTTGGTGCGGGGCGAATCCCTTACAAAAAGTATGTCTCAATATCTCATCGATCAAATTGGTGAGACCGAAAATATCGAGGTTCGTACCCATTCCAGCATCATGGAAGCTCAGGGTGAGACTCGCTTAGAATCTCTCGTTATCCAAAACTCTGCGACAGAAACCATCACCACCGAACCCGCCAAATCTCTCTTTATCTTTATCGGTGCAGTCCCAAGAACCGAATGGCTTGATGAGTTCATCAGTCGCGATGAGCGGGGGTTCATTCTCACAGGGCCAGATTTACATGGCGATCGCCTAGGCATTCCCCGGCAATATCGTTGGTTGCAGGAGCGCGCCCCATTCCTCCTCGAAACCAATGTCCCGGGTGTTTTTGCCGTTGGAGATGTGCGCCATGGTTCCGTTAAGCGTGTAGCTTCTGGCGTTGGGGAAGGTAGTATTTGCGTGCAATTTGTGCATCGTTATCTCAGCAATCTATAG
- a CDS encoding ATP-binding protein, which yields MLCIENLLAIDAFQELPQDKLEWTCERAKEVKLKTGDFLMQEGEAPNGFFILVQGKISISRLSEGVEMPIGQQEAPAFFGEIAVLTENPHAVSMRALSECDLYQLNCCDFLTLLHECRGFERSIFRTMQARTRGLESFLRSREKMAALGTLSAGLAHELNNPAAALVRALKDVLPNIRELEWMSLVYGQQNPDPEHTQDWQDTRDQGYEVILHQTMDAMTLSDREDELLDWLEDYGVEDAWKLTEPLASAGIEAATLERLTERWRDRPDELRDQGVRWLAVSFDVMSMIKNGLRGAERISELVTSMKSYSHMDRGAQQFVDVHSGLEDTLKLFSFKLKHGIKVERQYDCSLPKICAYGSELNQVWTNLIDNAIAAMDEKDTLKIITCRDGDYVRVEIIDSGAGIDPEIQTRIFEPFFTTKQMGQGSGLGLDAVSRIIRNRHEGIVTVTSQPGQTCFTVCLPITEMPACDIPEES from the coding sequence ATGCTTTGCATCGAAAATTTATTGGCGATCGACGCTTTCCAAGAATTACCTCAAGACAAGCTGGAATGGACTTGTGAGCGAGCAAAAGAAGTCAAGCTGAAAACTGGTGACTTTCTCATGCAAGAAGGAGAAGCGCCCAATGGCTTTTTTATTTTGGTGCAAGGCAAAATTAGTATTAGCCGCTTAAGTGAAGGTGTGGAAATGCCCATTGGACAGCAGGAAGCACCAGCCTTCTTCGGGGAAATTGCCGTACTGACCGAAAATCCCCATGCTGTGTCAATGCGAGCCCTAAGTGAATGCGATTTGTACCAACTGAATTGCTGTGATTTTTTGACATTACTCCATGAATGCCGAGGCTTTGAGCGGAGTATTTTTCGCACCATGCAAGCTCGCACAAGAGGGTTAGAATCCTTCCTTCGTAGCCGAGAAAAAATGGCCGCTTTGGGGACTCTTTCAGCAGGATTAGCCCATGAACTGAATAATCCAGCCGCTGCGTTAGTCCGAGCTCTAAAAGATGTATTGCCTAATATCCGTGAATTGGAATGGATGAGTTTGGTTTATGGCCAACAAAATCCAGATCCTGAACATACTCAAGATTGGCAGGATACCCGTGATCAGGGCTACGAGGTGATTTTGCATCAAACCATGGATGCGATGACTTTAAGTGATCGCGAGGACGAACTTTTAGATTGGCTTGAAGATTATGGTGTAGAAGATGCGTGGAAATTGACAGAACCCCTTGCTTCGGCAGGCATTGAAGCGGCAACGTTAGAGCGTTTAACTGAACGGTGGCGCGATCGCCCCGATGAATTGCGAGATCAGGGAGTGCGCTGGCTAGCGGTATCTTTTGATGTGATGTCGATGATCAAAAATGGTTTGCGGGGGGCAGAGCGAATTTCTGAGTTAGTGACTTCGATGAAATCCTATTCCCATATGGATCGCGGGGCACAGCAGTTTGTGGATGTGCATAGTGGCTTGGAGGATACGCTCAAACTTTTTTCGTTCAAGCTCAAGCATGGCATCAAAGTCGAACGGCAGTATGATTGCTCCCTCCCCAAAATTTGCGCCTATGGTAGTGAACTTAATCAGGTCTGGACGAATCTAATCGATAATGCGATCGCCGCGATGGACGAAAAAGACACTTTGAAAATTATTACCTGTCGGGATGGCGATTATGTGCGCGTCGAAATCATTGATTCAGGTGCTGGTATTGACCCAGAGATTCAGACCAGAATTTTTGAGCCATTTTTCACGACAAAGCAGATGGGGCAAGGCTCTGGTTTAGGACTAGATGCAGTGAGTCGAATTATTCGTAATCGCCATGAAGGAATTGTGACAGTCACATCTCAACCAGGACAAACTTGTTTTACGGTCTGTTTGCCCATCACCGAGATGCCAGCTTGCGATATTCCAGAAGAAAGTTAG
- a CDS encoding MATE family efflux transporter has protein sequence MKQSLTEGAIGQRLVKLTLPMVWGILAIVAFNLADTYYVGQLGTNELAAMSFTFPVVMTLGSLAMGLGIGASSIIARAIGVGDRSRVQRFTTNSLTLGVVAVALLASIGLLTIGPLFTALGANEAVLPYVRQYMEIWYFGIVFLVIPMIGNSAIRAAGDTVTPSLIMIFAAGINILLDPLLIFGVAGFPELGLAGAAWATLISRAITLTASLCVLKFKEDMLSSHFPDLEETLWCWRDILSVGLPAAGASMITPISIGIITGLLASYGSVAVAGFGIASRIESFAMIALMALSASIGPFVGQNWGAKEYGRVAEALKQSYIFCLGWGLLMAIALAIFGTQLATLFNDNGEVVRIAAVYLLFVPVTYGASGIIQVASSAFNALGKPIPAITMTALRMFVFYIPLAYLGSRIFGVAGVFVAATVSNALVGIVAFVWSGRTQKKLINCMDMVETAECN, from the coding sequence ATGAAACAATCGCTTACCGAAGGTGCTATTGGTCAACGACTAGTGAAGCTCACTTTGCCAATGGTTTGGGGCATTCTCGCCATTGTTGCGTTCAATCTTGCTGATACCTACTATGTCGGTCAACTCGGCACAAATGAACTCGCAGCGATGAGTTTTACCTTCCCAGTGGTTATGACCTTAGGCAGTTTAGCGATGGGTTTGGGGATTGGTGCCTCGTCGATTATTGCGCGAGCTATCGGTGTGGGCGATCGCAGTCGGGTACAACGTTTTACGACAAATAGTTTGACCCTCGGTGTGGTGGCAGTGGCCTTACTCGCCTCGATTGGTCTTTTGACCATTGGGCCATTATTTACGGCTCTAGGGGCAAATGAAGCAGTGCTGCCTTATGTCCGGCAATACATGGAAATTTGGTATTTTGGCATTGTTTTTCTCGTCATCCCGATGATTGGCAATAGTGCAATCCGGGCTGCGGGGGATACGGTGACGCCGAGTTTGATTATGATCTTTGCCGCAGGAATCAACATATTGCTTGATCCACTGTTGATTTTTGGGGTGGCTGGTTTTCCAGAATTGGGTTTGGCAGGGGCTGCTTGGGCAACCTTGATTTCTCGGGCAATCACCCTAACCGCGTCTCTGTGTGTCTTGAAATTTAAAGAGGATATGTTGTCTTCACACTTCCCAGATTTAGAGGAGACACTCTGGTGTTGGCGAGATATTTTATCTGTGGGTTTACCTGCGGCTGGGGCGAGTATGATTACGCCCATCTCTATTGGCATTATCACAGGTCTACTCGCGAGTTATGGTTCTGTGGCTGTGGCCGGTTTTGGAATTGCATCACGTATCGAATCTTTTGCAATGATTGCTTTGATGGCACTGTCTGCCAGCATTGGGCCTTTCGTGGGGCAAAACTGGGGTGCAAAGGAGTATGGACGGGTCGCCGAAGCGCTTAAGCAAAGCTATATTTTCTGTCTAGGCTGGGGTCTCTTGATGGCGATCGCCCTTGCTATTTTTGGGACACAGTTGGCAACGTTATTTAATGACAATGGCGAGGTGGTCAGAATTGCCGCAGTTTATCTATTGTTTGTCCCGGTAACCTATGGCGCAAGTGGCATTATCCAAGTAGCAAGCTCAGCGTTTAATGCTCTAGGTAAACCAATTCCCGCGATTACGATGACAGCCTTGAGGATGTTCGTTTTTTATATTCCTTTGGCGTATCTGGGCAGTCGTATTTTTGGCGTCGCAGGTGTGTTCGTCGCGGCAACGGTTTCTAATGCTTTAGTCGGTATTGTTGCTTTTGTGTGGAGTGGACGCACTCAGAAAAAACTGATCAATTGCATGGATATGGTTGAAACCGCAGAATGCAACTGA